The following nucleotide sequence is from Gymnodinialimonas phycosphaerae.
ATGGCGAAACGTCCAAGGCATCGGCATGTTGGGCGCCTCAGGTAATCGCTTCCAACTGCTCTTTGCTCAATTCGACCGGCACGATTGTCAAAGGCACGGGCATGTTGCCCGCTGACTTGGTCATCGCCGTGACCAAGGGTCCCGGCCCGCCCTTGCCCGAGTTTGCGCCCAGGACCAGCACCCCGATCTCTTTGTCCTCGGTGATATGGGTCAGGATCTGCTCTTCGGGCACGCCTTCACGGATCACCAGCGTGGGGTCGATGTCCTGCTTGTCGCGCATCCATTTGGCGAAGACGTTGAAATGCGCCTCGATTCGCTCACGGGCTTCGGCGCGCATGATGTCACCAACGCCGATCCAGTGATTGAATTCATCGGGCGGGATCACCGAAAGGATCTCGACCCCGGCGCCCGTGTTGTGGGCGCGCATGGCGGCGAAGCGCATGGCGTTGAGGCATTCACGGGTGTCGTCGAGCACGACGAGAAATTTGCGCATG
It contains:
- a CDS encoding universal stress protein, with product MRKFLVVLDDTRECLNAMRFAAMRAHNTGAGVEILSVIPPDEFNHWIGVGDIMRAEARERIEAHFNVFAKWMRDKQDIDPTLVIREGVPEEQILTHITEDKEIGVLVLGANSGKGGPGPLVTAMTKSAGNMPVPLTIVPVELSKEQLEAIT